A section of the Sphingomonas sp. LT1P40 genome encodes:
- a CDS encoding spermidine synthase, with protein MTPRELIDIAEVPGGEPLRLFRRGGDFMIVLDRNELMSSRMSGSEEALAVMTLERLATPASARVLIGGYGMGFTLRAALALMGADGRCDVAELVPKIVEWARGPMAELAAGCLDDPRVTVVMDDVGVVIADARASYDAILLDVDNGPDGLTRLENDRLYTARGLEKARLALKPGGVLAVWSAGPDVKFKRRMGDAGFAVEEVAVRARSNGKGPKHVIWFGTKR; from the coding sequence ATGACGCCACGTGAATTGATCGACATTGCCGAAGTCCCCGGGGGCGAGCCGCTGCGGCTGTTCCGGCGTGGGGGCGATTTCATGATCGTGCTGGATCGCAACGAGTTGATGTCGAGCCGGATGAGTGGGTCGGAAGAGGCTTTGGCAGTGATGACGCTGGAGCGGCTGGCAACGCCTGCTTCGGCGCGGGTGCTGATCGGTGGCTATGGCATGGGGTTTACGTTGCGCGCGGCGCTGGCGTTGATGGGGGCGGACGGACGCTGCGACGTGGCCGAGCTGGTGCCGAAGATCGTGGAGTGGGCGCGGGGCCCGATGGCGGAACTGGCGGCGGGGTGTCTGGACGATCCCCGCGTGACCGTGGTGATGGACGATGTCGGGGTGGTAATTGCGGACGCGCGGGCGAGTTATGATGCGATCCTGCTGGACGTGGATAATGGGCCGGACGGGCTGACGCGGCTGGAGAATGACCGGCTGTATACCGCGCGCGGGCTGGAAAAGGCGCGGCTGGCGTTGAAGCCGGGGGGCGTGCTGGCGGTGTGGTCGGCGGGGCCGGACGTGAAGTTCAAGCGGCGCATGGGCGATGCCGGGTTTGCGGTGGAAGAAGTGGCTGTGCGGGCTCGGTCGAACGGCAAGGGGCCGAAGCACGTGATCTGGTTTGGGACCAAGCGGTAG